The genomic segment TGCTGCATCAGTTTCTCTGTATCTTCATTCATTCCACATCCATTATCTTCAATGCAAAGACGGAATCTGGATCCATCAATGTGACCCGTAATACGGATCATTCCCCCGCTTTCTCTTCCTTCAAAACCATGAAGGATAGAATTCTCCACAAATGGCTGAATAAACAGTTTACAGCATGGCCATTCGCCGTATTCTTCCTGAAATTCAATCTCGTAGTCAAACACATCCATAAGCCTGAACTTCTGCAGATATAGATACTGCTCTACCCATCTCAGTTCCTGCCCCAGACTTACTGACACAAGCTTCCTTGAGAATGTATATGAAAGCATATTGGAAAGCTTTTTCAGAAGATCTGCTACCTCATAATCTTCATTATCTATCGCATTATAATTGATCGCAGTCAGTGTATTGCAGAGAAAATGTGCATTGATCTGTGATTCCAGAGCTTCTTTCTCTGCCTTATTTTTCTGACGGATAGAAAGATTCTTTTCACGATAATATCTACGTATTTCCTTGTACTGTCGTTCCAGAGTTTCCGCCATTTCGTTATAATAACCAGCCAACTGCCATATCTCATTGGTTCCCTTTACTTCTATCTTCGGAAGATTCTTGGAAAGTTTAATATTTCGCATAGAATCCCGTATAATATCAATTGGTTTTAATACTCTTCGTATTGTAAACTGCCATAAAAATCCACAGATACACAACAAAAACAGATATACATAAATGCTTCTGGTATACATCTGGTTAACCTGTGCACGCATTTTTCCAAGATCCGTGGTAATATATGCTGTCCATCCAAAATATTTTAATGATCTGCTGATATTCTCGGTACTGTCCAGCGTTTTTCTGTAACTTTCCACTGTCATTCCATCGTACTCTTCATTTGGATGGTAAATGATTCTGTTATTTTCATCTGCAATATATCCAATCGAAAGAGGTTTATCAGCTACTCTGTCAAAAGCACTTTTTTCCAGAATATCTCCCATATCGAAAGATACGACCGCTACATTTTTCACATGAGAATAACTGTAAGTTTTTCCAATCAGCGGAACTGCAATATGTACCATTCTTATCTGCGGCCACTGACTGTGAACAGCAGGATCTGTCTCTACATAGTACCTGACATTTGCTTTCTCTTTCTGAAGTGCCATGGTCTTTTCATATATTTCCTGAAGTTTATCCAGATTGCCATCTTCCCATACTCCTTTTGAAGATGTCTGGTACCAATAAACCCCATACTCCTGCCACAGACCTTCATCTGATACAATCGCAATAGATACAACACTTCCAATCTGATGAGCAATATCATCCATTCTGCTGCCCAATGTCAGTTTTTCTTTTGCCAGAAGTATTCCGTCTGCTTCCGTGTTTTCTACCAGAACTCTTAATGTCTCATTAACTCCTACATTGCATGCAGCACTGATGATATCCTTCAGATTTGCATCAATATTAATCGTCGATGTTTCAATCATGGATTCTTCCATTGATCTGGTATTCCTGAGCAGATAATTAAAATATTGATTTTTTACGTAAATCTGAAGGACCAGACCTGCCAGAATCAGAAGTAATACTACTGTTACTGTAACCTGCGCACTCATATGTGAGCAAAAATAATTTCTGATTCTTCCCGGCATTTTTTTGATTTTCTCTTTCATTTTTCTTTACCTGCCTCGTTTTTTATAATTCTACGACTATTTTACATCATTCTACAACATCTTATAAAGATATATCATATAAAATTTTGTGATTATTTATTGATTGATATCTATAGATGGCAAAGGACAAAAAAAGCCAGTAACTAAGCTTATCTGCTATTAATAAACTTAATTACTGGTTTTCATCTTTTTATTATGTTCAAACAGTCACCTACAATTGAATCAGATAACTTATTTGATTCGGTAATTATTTCTCCACTGCCTTAAATGTAAATCTGATTGGCTGGTAATCACCTGTTGTCAGTGGTAATGGCAGTCCTGCTTTCATCAGTGCTGCGCCTGTGTATACTTTTCCGGTTGCAATGTCTTCGTAATGCAGATCTGCATCCAGTCCCTGAGGATAGAAAAGATAGATATACGGATTAGCTTCGCTGTGGAGTCTTACGCCACATACAACTGTCTCTTTTTTGTCCTTGGATACGAACTGCCAGAGTACATGGTTGTTGTTTTCAAATGGATTTATCAGACGATAGTAATCTCCGGACTGTACCAGATGCTCGATTTCTTTGTATTTCAGAATCTGCTCTCTGGCTGTCTTTTTGTCTTCTTCGGACATCTTCATCAGATCCAGTTCATAGCCAAATGTACCGGATGATGCAACCGTTCCTCTTGTCTCGAATGGTGTGATCCTGCCGGACTGGTGGTTCGGGCATACGCTGACATGAGCCCCCATTGCACTTACCGGATATCCGAAAGAAGTACCGTACTGGATTTTCAGTCTGTCAATAGCATCAGTGTTATCGCTGCACCAGATCTGCGGAGAATAATAGAGCATTCCTGCATCAAATCTTCCGCCGCCACCTGAGCAGGATTCAAACAGGAGATTTGGATATCTCTGCACAAGGCTTTCCATCATTTCATATACTGCAAGTACATATCTGTGATAAACCTCTCCCTGGCGTTCTTTTGGAAGTGCTGCGGAGAATACGTTGTCTACACTGCGGTTCATATCCCATTTTACATAATCTGCCTTGCATGCATCCAGAACTTTGAAAATCTGGTTCATGATATGGTCACGGACTTCTTTTCTGGTAATGTCCAGATTGAGCTGATGTCTGCTCCGATTCATAGCACGTCCCGGAATCTTCAATGCCCAGTCCGGATATTCTCTGTAGAGATCACTGTCCTCGGAAATCATCTCCGGCTCTACCCAGAGACCGAATTTCAGTCCAAGTCCGTGGATTCTCTCTGCAAGTGCAGGAAGTCCACCTTTGATCTTCTCTTCATTTACTTCCCAGTCACCAAGTGCGCACCAGTCATTATCTCTTTTGCCAAACCATCCATCGTCCAGAACAAACATATCCAAGCCGATGTTCCTGGCTTCTTCTGCAATATGATACAGTTTGTCTGCATCAAAATCAAAATAGGTAGCTTCCCAGTTGTTTACGAGGATTGGTCTTGGCTGTTCTACGTATTTGCTGCGGATCAGGTTGTTTCTGTATGCATCATGATAAATGCGAGAAAGTTTTCCAAATCCTTCTGCGGAATATGACATAATCACTTCCGGAGTTTCAAATGTGTCACCTTTTTCCAGTGTCCATGCGAAATGATATGGATGGATTCCCATTACCACACGGGTATGTCCTACCTGATCTACCTCTGTCTCAAATGTAAAGTTTCCACTGTAAGCCAGTGCATATCCATAGCAGTTTCCATATGTTTCTTCTGTGCTTCTGTCGCAGAGGATTACAAATGGGTTATGATGATGACTGGAAGTGCCGCGAATACTTCCTACAGACCAGTTTGCATGACCCAGATGTGTTCTTTCCATCTGACGTTCTACGTTATGTCTGCCATAGAAATGAACTGCATCCATTTCTCTATATTCAAAATCCATTTCCATAGACATTGCTTTCTTTACTGTAACAGGTGTCTCACCAGTCTGTTCCAGACGAACTGCTCTGGTGATCACATCCAGATGTGGGAATACACTGTAGAGAAGATGTGCTTTCAGTCCGCTGACACGGTCTGCCAGGACAATCTCCAATGTCTCTGCCTCATCTTCTTTTGCAAACATTGCAGGGAGACCTTTCAGGCTGTATTTTCCTTTTGTGATCTCATAGGATTCAAATTTCAGATTTGCAGTGTCGCTGCCGTCTGCCTGCTCTACTTCCAGACCATTGATACGATAATCTCCGTTTCCGTAAGCTGTATATTCCTGCGGCAGAGTATCCAGGGAAAATGTTTTGTCTTTTCCTGCTTCATACGGATTTCCGGAGAATCCTCTGTCCACACATACAATCCTGTCCGTAATCAGGGAATCCCCTACCGGGCATCCATAATACAGATGAACCAGAGTATCATACTCTCTTACCTGCATCTGATAGGTGCTGTTTTCTGTTCTCAGGTCAAATACTTTTTCTGCCTCATGATACTTAATCCATTCCATACTCTGTACCTCTCATTTCTTTGTTGTTTTTTTGTTAAAAAGCATACTGATCCGGTTCTGTATCTACATAGTGATGTTCTTCTTCGTCCTCTTTGAAATACGGTTTGAACAGTTTCCACATAAACCAGGAATCTGCATAGGCTGTCAGGGAAAATCCCACCATCAGCCAAATCAGCAGATATACCGGAAAAAGTTTTGCATCTACAAGTGTCATGGTCATTGGCAGTATCGTGATCACTGCCACTGCTATCGCATAACCTATATGTTTAACCGCAAAATAAAATGCGTTTGTGATCAAAGTCATTGTTTTGTTTTCAAATGCTGCAACTGTCGGGAATATGTACAGTGCAATGGCAATCAGCGGAATACATACCGCCAGAATCACGTAATTGAAAATCTGTGGCATGGAACCAGGCATAGTTACCAACGATTCTTTCTCCATATAAAGAAATACTGCAACTGCTGCCATCAGGATCCAGATCAAAGTTGACTGTTTGAAGTTCTGCTTAAAGCTTTTAAAAAAATCATGAAATACCCGGATATCTCCATCCTTGTGGAGTTTTAATGTACAATAATACAAAGCAGTGGTGGATGCCCCTGCTGTAATAACAGGAAGAGAGCACACGATCCATAGTAAATTCAATGCAATTAACCGACCTAAAAATCCAAATATCCTGTCATAAAGACTTCCTGGTTTCATTTTTTATTACCCCTTCCTTTTTCTATCTTAATGATTTTGTCCTGACTTTCACCTTTACAGATAATTCAGCAATCAGATATCCAGTTTCAGGCAGCCTTCTGTTATTCTTCTCTTTCCAGTTGTATAACAAAATTCTGCCTGTATAGTTCAGGGGAAATGTCCCGAACCTCCCGGATTCTTCTTTTTATTTTTTTAACTTACAGCTTACCACCGGATGTTGCAATACCTTCGATGAACTGCTTCTGGAAGATCAGATACAGTACGATCATCGGGATACATGCAAGCAGAGATGCTGCCATCAGCTGCGGATAATTGTTGGTGTACTGTCCCTGCATTTTTGCAAGTGCTGCTGACAGAGGCATTACATCTTTGTTACAGATCAGAGGCCACATCAGATCTTTGTATGCAAATACTGCTGTGAAGATTCCCAGTGCCACCATAGAAGAACGTGTCAGAGGAGCCATGATGAACAGGAAGGTCTGACCGATGTTACATCCGTCAAGACGTGCTGCCTCTTCCAGATCTTTCGGAAGTCCCATATAAGCCTGTTTGAGGAGAAATGTACCAAATGCAGTAACAATACCGGGAAATACCAGGGCAAAAATGGTATTGAGCATTCCCATTTTACTTACCATTAAGTACTGCGGGATAATAAAGATCTGTCCAGGCACCATCATCTGGAAAAGTACCAGAGAGAACATCAGGTTTTTACCTCTGAAGTTCAGACGTCCAAATGCATAGCCTGCCAGTGTTGCTGTCAGAACCGCACATACAACACGACCCAGGATCAGAAGTAAGGTATTGATATACAGATGTAAGAAATCCATATTTGCGCTTACTTCTCTAAAACTGTCCCATCTCCATGTAGACGGGAGGATTACGAACGGGTTGACAGAGGTTGCCTCTGTCATAGTTTTGAAAGCTGTCAGGATCATCCATAAGAAAGGAACCAGCATGGTAATAGATACCAGTATCAGGATAACATGGATCAGAACTCTGTTTGCTTTATCTCTTGCTGACATAATTATCCCTCCTTAGTTATAATGAACCCACTTCTTCTGCGCAATATTCTGGAATACTGTCATGATCATAATTACAACCAGAAGAAGTACGACGATTGTTGAACCATAACCTTTGTTATTCTGTACAAAGGAATTCTGGTAGAACAGGTAAACAAGTGACTGTGTTTTGTAAAGTGCAGGACTGTTTCTATCCATAACCATGAAGATCAGGTCGAATACCTGCATGGCACCGATGACACGGGTAACCATTACAAAGAAGATGGTCGGTGAAAGCAGCGGGATTGTAATGTGGAAGAACTGTTTGATTCCGGTTGCTCCGTCAATGCTTGCTGCTTCATAATAATCTCTTGAGATTTCCTGCAGACCTGACAGGAAAAGTACCATATTGTAGCCGATGATAGACCATACACCGATCACTGCGATCGCATAAACTGCGATCTTCGGATCAGAGATCCAGTTGATCTTTGTGTGAAAAATGTGATTGAGAAGACCGAATTCTGAGTTAAACAGCCATCTCCATACCATGGCGATCGCAGCCGGAGCAGCAACCATGGGCAGGAAGAAAATAGTTCTGTAAACAGCACGGCCTTTCATTTTACGGTTTAATAAAACTGCCAGTACAAGTGCGATAGCAATGGAAAACGGAACTTCCACAATGGCATATTTAAATGTATTTAATAATGCCTGCCATACTTCCGCATCGTGGAACAGCTTTACATAGTTGTCAAAACCAATGAAGATATTTCCCTTACCGAAATCTCCGGTCTTGAAAAAGCTCTCATAAATGGTCTTAAAAATCGGATAGATATTTAAGATGATCAGACCAAGCATTGTAGGAAGAATGAACGCCCATCCCCAGATGAATTCATTCCGCGCCTGACTGGTACCTTTTTTTGGATTTGCCACGGTTCTCACTCCTTCTTATCGTAAAATTCTGTTGCTGATTTGAACGGAAAACTGCCGCACATCTGCATACCTGTTGTGACTTCTGCGGTTACCACATGATCGGAATCTTTTCTGCGGCAGCTTTCCTGTTTCTTATTTTTTATGAATGGTTTTGCTGAATATTAATTAATAGGACTCTTCTGCGATGGCATCGTTCATAATAGTAACGATATTCTTGCATGCATCATCCATGCTTTCTTCATCATTCCATGGTTTCTTCAGTTCTTCGCACATTGGGTTCCACCATGCAAGTGTTGCATTTGTGTGTGGTCTGAATACGATATTGTCCATTGCATCCATGTATGGCTGTAAGTTGAAGCAGTCAACACTGTTAACCCATCCATCGGACATTCCTTCGTAAGCTGCCATTGTTACACCAAGGTCAGCCTGTTTCTGCTGCATATCTTTTGTACCGAACCACTCAATAAGCTGGAAAGCTTCGTCCGGCATATCTGTGTTTGCAGATGCTGCCCATCCAAGACCATTGTAAATAGATACGCTCTCTCCTGTTTCAGCATCTTTCGGAAGTCTTGCCACATCACAGTGCTCTTTGATGTAATCGTTGTCTTTGAAAGCAGATACCATCCAGGATCCCTGAGAAATCATAGCTACCTTGCCAGATCCGAAGAGTACGTCTGTACCTGTTTCGGACATTGTAGATGCAGGAGGCATTACATTTTTAACGCATTTGTCAACGAATTCCATTGCTTTGATAGTGTTTGGATCATCAAAACCGGATTTGTTGTCATCTGTCAGTACACGTCCGCCCATGGAGTAAACAATATTCATCCATGTATCCTGCTCGTTAGACGGGTTTGCTGCGAAACCA from the Blautia wexlerae DSM 19850 genome contains:
- a CDS encoding YesL family protein, giving the protein MKPGSLYDRIFGFLGRLIALNLLWIVCSLPVITAGASTTALYYCTLKLHKDGDIRVFHDFFKSFKQNFKQSTLIWILMAAVAVFLYMEKESLVTMPGSMPQIFNYVILAVCIPLIAIALYIFPTVAAFENKTMTLITNAFYFAVKHIGYAIAVAVITILPMTMTLVDAKLFPVYLLIWLMVGFSLTAYADSWFMWKLFKPYFKEDEEEHHYVDTEPDQYAF
- a CDS encoding ABC transporter substrate-binding protein — its product is MRKNMKKLTVATVIGAMTVTALAPVSAQAKDKTLTVAIWDNGQKAGLQEIMDEFTKETGIKTELQVVEWSSYWTLLEAGASGGDMPDVFWMHSNEAVRYMSNDILLDLTDKIADSDKLEMDKFPKDIKEMYQWDGKTYAVPKDIDTIAMWYNKDMFDEAGIDYPDGSWTWDEFYDIAEKLTKEDGSQYGFAANPSNEQDTWMNIVYSMGGRVLTDDNKSGFDDPNTIKAMEFVDKCVKNVMPPASTMSETGTDVLFGSGKVAMISQGSWMVSAFKDNDYIKEHCDVARLPKDAETGESVSIYNGLGWAASANTDMPDEAFQLIEWFGTKDMQQKQADLGVTMAAYEGMSDGWVNSVDCFNLQPYMDAMDNIVFRPHTNATLAWWNPMCEELKKPWNDEESMDDACKNIVTIMNDAIAEESY
- a CDS encoding alpha-galactosidase, which encodes MEWIKYHEAEKVFDLRTENSTYQMQVREYDTLVHLYYGCPVGDSLITDRIVCVDRGFSGNPYEAGKDKTFSLDTLPQEYTAYGNGDYRINGLEVEQADGSDTANLKFESYEITKGKYSLKGLPAMFAKEDEAETLEIVLADRVSGLKAHLLYSVFPHLDVITRAVRLEQTGETPVTVKKAMSMEMDFEYREMDAVHFYGRHNVERQMERTHLGHANWSVGSIRGTSSHHHNPFVILCDRSTEETYGNCYGYALAYSGNFTFETEVDQVGHTRVVMGIHPYHFAWTLEKGDTFETPEVIMSYSAEGFGKLSRIYHDAYRNNLIRSKYVEQPRPILVNNWEATYFDFDADKLYHIAEEARNIGLDMFVLDDGWFGKRDNDWCALGDWEVNEEKIKGGLPALAERIHGLGLKFGLWVEPEMISEDSDLYREYPDWALKIPGRAMNRSRHQLNLDITRKEVRDHIMNQIFKVLDACKADYVKWDMNRSVDNVFSAALPKERQGEVYHRYVLAVYEMMESLVQRYPNLLFESCSGGGGRFDAGMLYYSPQIWCSDNTDAIDRLKIQYGTSFGYPVSAMGAHVSVCPNHQSGRITPFETRGTVASSGTFGYELDLMKMSEEDKKTAREQILKYKEIEHLVQSGDYYRLINPFENNNHVLWQFVSKDKKETVVCGVRLHSEANPYIYLFYPQGLDADLHYEDIATGKVYTGAALMKAGLPLPLTTGDYQPIRFTFKAVEK
- a CDS encoding carbohydrate ABC transporter permease, with the protein product MSARDKANRVLIHVILILVSITMLVPFLWMILTAFKTMTEATSVNPFVILPSTWRWDSFREVSANMDFLHLYINTLLLILGRVVCAVLTATLAGYAFGRLNFRGKNLMFSLVLFQMMVPGQIFIIPQYLMVSKMGMLNTIFALVFPGIVTAFGTFLLKQAYMGLPKDLEEAARLDGCNIGQTFLFIMAPLTRSSMVALGIFTAVFAYKDLMWPLICNKDVMPLSAALAKMQGQYTNNYPQLMAASLLACIPMIVLYLIFQKQFIEGIATSGGKL
- a CDS encoding sensor histidine kinase, which gives rise to MKEKIKKMPGRIRNYFCSHMSAQVTVTVVLLLILAGLVLQIYVKNQYFNYLLRNTRSMEESMIETSTINIDANLKDIISAACNVGVNETLRVLVENTEADGILLAKEKLTLGSRMDDIAHQIGSVVSIAIVSDEGLWQEYGVYWYQTSSKGVWEDGNLDKLQEIYEKTMALQKEKANVRYYVETDPAVHSQWPQIRMVHIAVPLIGKTYSYSHVKNVAVVSFDMGDILEKSAFDRVADKPLSIGYIADENNRIIYHPNEEYDGMTVESYRKTLDSTENISRSLKYFGWTAYITTDLGKMRAQVNQMYTRSIYVYLFLLCICGFLWQFTIRRVLKPIDIIRDSMRNIKLSKNLPKIEVKGTNEIWQLAGYYNEMAETLERQYKEIRRYYREKNLSIRQKNKAEKEALESQINAHFLCNTLTAINYNAIDNEDYEVADLLKKLSNMLSYTFSRKLVSVSLGQELRWVEQYLYLQKFRLMDVFDYEIEFQEEYGEWPCCKLFIQPFVENSILHGFEGRESGGMIRITGHIDGSRFRLCIEDNGCGMNEDTEKLMQQILMEKHTLDLAGTGIGIQNVVTRLRMYYGEELSVVLESEPEKGTKFTFWLPIPENPEKDIE
- a CDS encoding carbohydrate ABC transporter permease, translating into MANPKKGTSQARNEFIWGWAFILPTMLGLIILNIYPIFKTIYESFFKTGDFGKGNIFIGFDNYVKLFHDAEVWQALLNTFKYAIVEVPFSIAIALVLAVLLNRKMKGRAVYRTIFFLPMVAAPAAIAMVWRWLFNSEFGLLNHIFHTKINWISDPKIAVYAIAVIGVWSIIGYNMVLFLSGLQEISRDYYEAASIDGATGIKQFFHITIPLLSPTIFFVMVTRVIGAMQVFDLIFMVMDRNSPALYKTQSLVYLFYQNSFVQNNKGYGSTIVVLLLVVIMIMTVFQNIAQKKWVHYN